The sequence TGGACCTCTCAACCGGATACACAGACTTCGATCGGCCTTTCCCCCTGGCCGCGGATCTTCTTCAGCCGTTCCAGGACCCGGCAGGCATAGGCGAACTGCCGATCCGGGTTGCTCGAATGATAATGCGCGATCGCTTCCAGCCAGTTTCCATACTGGTTGAACAAACGCCGCAGGAAATACGCGCCGTAGATCACATTGTATTGTGGCTGAAAGATGAGCGTGTAGTCCGGCAGCGTCTGCTTGTGATAGCGTAGCGAAATCTGCATGCAGCCGACGTCGATATTTGGGCTTTCGCCGCCGCCATTCTCCTCGATCGCGGCCTTCATGGCGGCCAGGCTGCTCGGGAACATCGGCGTGCCGCCGACATTGAGGGCCCAGGGATAGGGATCGCCCTTGCCGCCCGATTCGGTCTGCGCGATCGCCAGCAGCATGCCGCGCGGAATGCCGAAGGCGCCCTCCATCGCCAGGATATAGGGCGTGCAGCTCTCCTCTGCCCGCGCCGCCGCGGCCAAGCCGAGCAGGAGCACCGCGAGCCCCGCGATCCGACCGAATCCCCTCACCAACGCAACCGGCTTCCCCCGCCAATCGATGCAAGGCTTCTAGCACAGAGCATCGAGTCGGCAGAATACCGGCGTATCGGAGGACTGCCGCCGCATCAGACCGGCCGGCCGGCGCGGATGATCGCGCGGCACGGGTTGTAGGCGATGCGGTAGGACAGCTCGGCCGGATCGGCCACGTCCCAGAACACCAGGTCGGCCGCAAGCCCCGGCGCCAGCCGGCCGCATTCCCCGGCCAGGCCCAGCGCCCGCGCGGCGTTGCGGGTGACGCCCGCCAGCGCCTCCTCCGGCGTCAGGCGGAACAGGGTGCAGCCCATGTTCAGCATCAGCAGCAGCGAGGTCGCGGGCGAGGTGCCGGGATTGTTGTCGGTGGCCAGCGCCATCGGCACGCCATGCCGCCGGAACGCCGCCACCGGCGGCAGCTGCGCTTCGCGCAGGAAATAGAAGGCGCCGGGCAGCAGCACCGCGACGGTGCCGGCCCGCCCCATCTCCTTCGCCCCCGATTCGCTGGTATATTCGAGATGGTCCGCCGACAGCGCGCCGAACCGGGCCGCCAGCGCGGCACCGTCCTGATCCGAGAGCTGGTCGGCATGCAGCTTCACCGGCAGATCGAGCGCCCGGGCGGCGCGGAACACGCGCTCCACCTGCGCCGGCGAGAAGGCGATCCTCTCGCCGAAGGCATCGACCGCATCGGCGAGGCCGTCCCGTGCGATCGCCGGCAGCATCTCCTCGACCACGCGGTCGAGATAGCGGTCGGGCCGGTCGCGGTCCTCCGGCGGCACGGCGTGGGCGCCGAGGAAGCTTCGCCGGACCCGGATCCCGGCCTCCTGCCCCAGCCGGCCGGCGACGCGCAGCATCTTCGCCTCGGTCGCGAGGTCCAGCCCGTAGCCGGACTTGATCTCGACGGTGGTGACGCCCTCGGCCGCCAGGGCGTCGAGCCGCCTGCGTGCCGACGCCAGCAGCTCGTCCTCGCTGGCGGCGCGGGTGGCCGCGACGGTCGAGACGATGCCGCCGCCGGCGCGCGCGATCTCCTCATAGCTGGCGCCGTGCAGCCGCATCGCGAATTCGCGGGCCCGGTCGCCGCCATGGACCAGATGGGTGTGGCAGTCGATCAGCCCGGGCGTGACCCACGAGCCGCCGGCGTCCTCCACGGCCGCGGCCAGCCGATCCGGCGCGCCGGGCAGGTCCTCCTGCCGTCCGACCCAGGCGATCCGGTC comes from Inquilinus sp. Marseille-Q2685 and encodes:
- a CDS encoding lytic transglycosylase domain-containing protein → MLLLGLAAAARAEESCTPYILAMEGAFGIPRGMLLAIAQTESGGKGDPYPWALNVGGTPMFPSSLAAMKAAIEENGGGESPNIDVGCMQISLRYHKQTLPDYTLIFQPQYNVIYGAYFLRRLFNQYGNWLEAIAHYHSSNPDRQFAYACRVLERLKKIRGQGERPIEVCVSG
- the hutI gene encoding imidazolonepropionase, whose amino-acid sequence is MWDRLWINARLATMDGEGYGTIPEGAIAIEGDRIAWVGRQEDLPGAPDRLAAAVEDAGGSWVTPGLIDCHTHLVHGGDRAREFAMRLHGASYEEIARAGGGIVSTVAATRAASEDELLASARRRLDALAAEGVTTVEIKSGYGLDLATEAKMLRVAGRLGQEAGIRVRRSFLGAHAVPPEDRDRPDRYLDRVVEEMLPAIARDGLADAVDAFGERIAFSPAQVERVFRAARALDLPVKLHADQLSDQDGAALAARFGALSADHLEYTSESGAKEMGRAGTVAVLLPGAFYFLREAQLPPVAAFRRHGVPMALATDNNPGTSPATSLLLMLNMGCTLFRLTPEEALAGVTRNAARALGLAGECGRLAPGLAADLVFWDVADPAELSYRIAYNPCRAIIRAGRPV